From Myxococcales bacterium, the proteins below share one genomic window:
- a CDS encoding phage tail protein, with protein MSTLELPALYVDSVALVVTTPRLVLVNRDPSPGESGVPIDATIALELVDTGPDGVERSTARVWIDGVLAFDGSAVPELAPAFAGPLASVTQTTDTLRVVLHPVAPLASLATVHVRVLAQTVGGAASLDEVYSFVVEDRTAPRVVGAQALAQKTVRVGFDEPVLVPSGASFLLTPKGAPAVSVTVAGVNVEGSIVLLTLDTEMTPDVLHEVVAVGVTDLFGNAVLGPYDRATFTGFRPARPERRRFDLWRMLPKHNRRDDHTGDLFRFVACLQEVTDLLLADVDRWPDIFDLERAPEAFVDLILRDLGNPFPFELDAMGKRRLASVLVEMYRQKGTAKGIQNAIRFFLGIDISAITPFNADTLYLGESLLGVDWVLGPSDRFARYAFNVEVARILTDRERQQLRAIVEYLKPAHTHFVDLVEPLPPVLPNHWELGLSDLGETTDLH; from the coding sequence ATGAGCACCCTCGAGCTACCCGCGCTCTACGTCGACTCGGTGGCGCTCGTGGTGACGACGCCGAGGCTCGTGCTCGTGAACCGTGACCCGAGCCCCGGCGAGAGCGGCGTGCCCATCGACGCGACCATCGCCCTCGAGCTGGTCGACACCGGGCCGGACGGCGTGGAGCGCTCGACCGCGCGCGTGTGGATCGACGGCGTCCTCGCGTTCGACGGCAGCGCCGTGCCCGAGCTCGCCCCGGCCTTCGCGGGCCCGCTGGCCAGCGTCACGCAGACCACCGACACGCTGCGCGTCGTGCTGCATCCGGTGGCTCCGCTCGCGAGCCTGGCCACGGTCCACGTGCGCGTGCTCGCTCAGACCGTGGGCGGCGCGGCCTCGCTCGACGAGGTGTACTCGTTCGTCGTCGAGGACCGGACTGCGCCGCGTGTCGTCGGCGCACAGGCGCTCGCGCAGAAGACCGTGCGCGTGGGATTCGACGAGCCCGTGCTGGTCCCGAGCGGGGCGAGCTTCCTCCTCACGCCGAAGGGCGCGCCGGCCGTCTCAGTCACCGTCGCCGGTGTGAACGTCGAGGGCAGTATCGTCCTCCTCACTCTCGACACCGAAATGACGCCCGACGTGCTTCACGAGGTCGTGGCCGTCGGCGTGACGGATCTCTTCGGCAACGCCGTCCTCGGTCCCTACGACCGCGCCACCTTCACCGGCTTCCGTCCCGCGCGCCCGGAGCGGCGCCGCTTCGATCTGTGGCGCATGCTGCCGAAGCACAACCGACGCGACGACCACACCGGCGACTTGTTCCGGTTCGTCGCGTGCCTGCAGGAGGTGACGGACCTCCTGCTCGCCGACGTCGATCGCTGGCCCGATATCTTCGACCTCGAGCGCGCGCCCGAGGCCTTCGTCGACCTCATCCTGCGAGACCTCGGCAACCCGTTCCCGTTCGAGCTCGACGCGATGGGCAAGCGGCGCCTCGCGTCGGTGCTCGTCGAGATGTACCGGCAGAAGGGCACGGCCAAGGGCATCCAGAACGCGATCCGCTTCTTCCTCGGCATCGACATCTCGGCCATCACGCCCTTCAACGCCGACACGCTCTATCTCGGCGAGTCGCTGCTCGGCGTCGACTGGGTGCTCGGCCCCTCCGACCGCTTCGCGCGCTACGCCTTCAACGTCGAGGTCGCGCGCATCCTCACCGACCGCGAGCGCCAGCAGCTCCGCGCCATCGTCGAGTACCTGAAGCCCGCGCACACCCACTTCGTGGACCTCGTCGAGCCGCTGCCGCCGGTGCTGCCGAACCACTGGGAGCTGGGGCTCAGCGACCTCGGCGAGACCACGGACCTACACTGA
- a CDS encoding gamma-glutamylcyclotransferase has product MLYFAYGSNLDDEQMRSRCASAQPVARAVLPNYALAFGGFSHRWDGAVASVVRARGARVEGLLYRLDDADLRALDRFEGHPFAYERVVKLVLDEHGQRRRATTYLQPEDGFEPWAPQPGYFRVLWRAYARLGFDVAPLATAAGVEP; this is encoded by the coding sequence GTGCTCTACTTCGCGTACGGCTCGAACCTCGACGACGAGCAGATGCGCTCGCGGTGCGCGAGCGCGCAGCCCGTCGCGCGCGCCGTGCTGCCCAACTACGCGCTCGCCTTCGGCGGCTTCAGCCACCGCTGGGACGGAGCGGTCGCGAGCGTCGTGCGGGCCCGAGGCGCCCGCGTCGAAGGGCTCCTCTACCGCCTCGACGACGCGGACCTCCGCGCGCTCGATCGCTTCGAGGGCCACCCGTTCGCCTACGAGCGCGTCGTGAAGCTGGTGCTCGACGAGCACGGGCAACGCCGCCGCGCGACGACGTACCTGCAGCCCGAGGACGGCTTCGAGCCCTGGGCGCCGCAGCCCGGCTACTTCCGCGTCCTGTGGCGCGCGTACGCCCGCCTGGGCTTCGACGTCGCGCCCCTGGCCACCGCAGCGGGGGTGGAGCCATGA
- a CDS encoding N-acetylmuramoyl-L-alanine amidase, translating into MVGGKATCPVEGLSIRTFAEDGVHRFPSKGKRARAVELVIHETVTRSVDSTIAVLKKRGLSVHLVMGADGALTQHGDLATDILWHASQHNGPSFGVEVVNPYYPSYLKLGLPWDRVIKAPWAHKGEYVLPTPAQAEAVAALVRWTTSAPAPGIAVPRVWPGLRDGRFALGLVPAAAKAPLPGVLAHQYFGHADGSMLVLYAWLRLEAGLAPDVAFEEAVKRATGVRRADVRDLLPTPAVA; encoded by the coding sequence ATCGTCGGCGGCAAGGCCACGTGCCCGGTCGAAGGCCTCTCGATCCGCACGTTCGCCGAGGACGGCGTCCATCGGTTTCCCTCGAAGGGCAAACGAGCTCGCGCGGTCGAGCTCGTCATCCACGAGACCGTCACGCGCAGCGTCGACTCGACCATCGCGGTGTTGAAGAAGCGCGGGCTCAGCGTCCACCTCGTGATGGGCGCGGACGGCGCGCTCACGCAGCACGGAGACCTTGCGACGGACATCCTCTGGCACGCGAGCCAGCACAACGGCCCGTCGTTCGGCGTCGAGGTCGTGAACCCCTACTACCCGAGCTACCTCAAGCTGGGCCTGCCGTGGGACCGCGTCATCAAGGCGCCGTGGGCGCACAAGGGTGAGTACGTCCTGCCGACGCCCGCGCAGGCGGAAGCGGTCGCCGCGCTCGTGCGCTGGACGACGAGCGCGCCCGCGCCGGGCATCGCGGTGCCGCGCGTGTGGCCGGGGCTTCGGGACGGACGCTTCGCACTGGGCCTCGTGCCTGCCGCCGCGAAGGCGCCGCTGCCGGGTGTGCTCGCGCACCAGTACTTCGGGCACGCGGACGGCTCGATGCTCGTCCTCTACGCATGGCTGCGCCTCGAGGCCGGGCTCGCGCCGGACGTCGCGTTCGAGGAAGCGGTGAAGCGCGCGACCGGCGTGCGCCGTGCCGACGTTCGAGACCTGCTGCCCACGCCCGCTGTGGCCTGA
- a CDS encoding gamma-glutamylcyclotransferase, with product MNAPKGQRGAPTRVFVYGTLLAGEPNHRLLTGARLVAEARTKPAFELRDLGAFPGLVRGGEHAVAGEVYEVDEATLAALDRLEGHPRFYRRTRIALEDGAAVETYLLAPEQVEGRPVIDSGSWRARRKETAA from the coding sequence ATGAACGCGCCCAAGGGCCAGCGTGGCGCGCCCACGCGCGTCTTCGTCTACGGGACGCTCCTCGCCGGCGAGCCGAACCACCGACTCCTCACGGGCGCCCGGCTCGTCGCGGAGGCGAGGACCAAGCCCGCGTTCGAGCTGCGCGACCTCGGCGCGTTCCCCGGGCTCGTGCGTGGCGGCGAGCACGCGGTGGCCGGCGAGGTGTATGAGGTCGACGAGGCCACGCTCGCCGCGCTCGACCGGCTCGAAGGGCACCCGCGCTTCTACCGGCGCACGCGCATCGCCCTCGAGGACGGCGCCGCCGTCGAGACCTACCTCCTCGCGCCCGAGCAGGTCGAAGGTCGCCCCGTCATCGACTCGGGCAGCTGGCGAGCGCGCCGGAAGGAGACCGCAGCATGA
- a CDS encoding phage late control D family protein, which produces MTIVDRRGPGVRITLLDNERAPSGEPLDLAGRIIAFTYEDAERKADQVSLQLDNFDLALFERAELVGGATLEVSWGYPGNMAPPRRVVVKKLKGFQTLTIEGQATSVLMNREAKTRSWANKSRADVVREIAAEHGYEGEFLDVEDTGEVLDTISQSAETDARFLRRLAAREEYEYFVDDTGFHWRSRDQAGAPKHVLTWFSDPGRGDIISVSVESDLQRRAGRVEVRGRDPLAKTTVESAATSATVERATLSDVLEVVDRETGETSLQERNATTSVHPTSAPTPAAAERESAARFRRAERETVKLALQVVGDPTLRAKQVVEVRGISSLLSGKYYVTEAKHVISSSGYVVDLKLTRDGTGARRGAGPNARGQPQGGEPNRTTPTRGTSTVTELERVDPETGRTVIEYRHDGNVVGVEDPEAGVSRMY; this is translated from the coding sequence GTGACCATCGTTGACCGCAGGGGGCCCGGCGTGCGCATCACGCTGCTCGACAACGAGCGCGCGCCGAGCGGCGAGCCGCTCGACCTCGCTGGGCGCATCATCGCCTTCACCTACGAGGACGCCGAGAGGAAGGCCGACCAGGTCTCGCTGCAGCTCGACAACTTCGACCTCGCGCTGTTCGAGCGTGCGGAGCTGGTGGGCGGCGCGACGCTCGAGGTCTCGTGGGGCTACCCGGGCAACATGGCGCCTCCTCGCCGGGTGGTCGTGAAGAAGCTCAAGGGCTTCCAGACGCTGACCATCGAGGGCCAGGCCACGAGCGTCTTGATGAACCGCGAGGCGAAGACACGCTCCTGGGCGAACAAGTCACGCGCCGACGTCGTGCGGGAGATCGCCGCCGAGCACGGCTACGAGGGCGAGTTCCTCGACGTGGAGGACACCGGCGAGGTGCTCGACACCATCAGCCAGAGCGCCGAGACCGATGCGCGCTTCCTGCGGCGTCTCGCCGCGCGCGAGGAGTACGAGTACTTCGTCGACGACACGGGCTTTCACTGGCGCTCGCGCGATCAGGCCGGCGCGCCGAAGCACGTGCTGACGTGGTTCTCCGACCCGGGGCGCGGCGACATCATCTCGGTCAGCGTGGAGAGCGACCTCCAGCGACGCGCCGGCCGCGTCGAGGTGCGTGGGCGCGACCCGCTCGCCAAGACCACGGTGGAGTCGGCGGCGACAAGCGCCACGGTCGAGCGCGCGACGCTGAGCGACGTCCTCGAGGTGGTCGATCGCGAGACCGGCGAGACCTCGCTCCAGGAGCGCAACGCGACGACCAGCGTGCATCCGACCTCCGCGCCGACGCCGGCTGCCGCCGAGCGCGAGTCGGCCGCGCGCTTCCGCCGCGCCGAACGCGAGACGGTGAAGCTCGCGCTGCAGGTGGTGGGCGACCCGACGCTGCGGGCGAAGCAGGTCGTCGAGGTGCGCGGCATCTCGAGCCTGCTCTCGGGCAAGTACTACGTGACCGAGGCGAAGCACGTCATCTCGTCGTCGGGCTACGTGGTCGACCTGAAGCTCACGCGCGACGGCACCGGCGCTCGCCGAGGCGCGGGCCCGAACGCACGAGGGCAGCCGCAGGGCGGTGAGCCGAACCGCACCACGCCGACCAGGGGTACGAGCACGGTGACCGAGCTCGAACGCGTCGACCCGGAGACGGGCCGCACCGTCATCGAGTACCGGCACGACGGCAACGTCGTCGGCGTCGAGGACCCGGAGGCCGGCGTCAGCCGCATGTACTGA
- a CDS encoding baseplate J/gp47 family protein — protein sequence MATLPESVDYTDKDFDALRARLIALIKSVFPDWTDFDVASFGNLLVELYAYVGDVLTFYQDNLARESRLVTATQRKSVMALAKMLGYRLHGAQAATAEVWLQLARVPVASVTIPAGTVLRTQEVTEPVRFQLLAPAVIGAAADPPRVVALVENSKAHTQLFDARGLADLELHLDFAPYLDDSAVVSTPQGAFTEVDSFLDSRPNDRHFVVAVDQNDRATLRFGNGVSGMPPSGTVSVTYKTGGGSAGNVDAERIAVIEGAFKDAYGNAVQVSVRNPAPASGGADRQTVASAKLLAPESLRALTRTVAREDFEINARRLSGVARSLMLTSNEDPTIAENTGILYVIPQSQASGAIPTPALKNLVLQQVTEVYPCTLTFQVSVQDPVYKTVDVAARIFLRQGYAGSDLRDRVRANLTAYFRVNEPDGTPNPLVDFGFNIKDAEGNPVGEIAWSDLFNVIRDTPGVRKMGDARLDLTLNGLPADVRLNVREFPVLRTVTLTNGDTGELL from the coding sequence GTGGCCACGCTGCCCGAGTCCGTCGACTACACCGACAAAGACTTCGACGCCCTTAGGGCGCGGCTGATCGCGCTCATCAAGAGCGTGTTCCCGGACTGGACCGACTTCGACGTCGCCAGCTTCGGGAACCTGCTCGTCGAGCTCTATGCCTACGTCGGCGACGTCCTGACCTTCTACCAGGACAACCTCGCCCGCGAGTCACGCCTCGTCACGGCCACGCAGCGCAAGAGCGTCATGGCGCTGGCGAAGATGCTCGGCTACCGGCTCCACGGCGCGCAGGCGGCGACCGCTGAGGTCTGGCTCCAGCTTGCGCGTGTGCCGGTGGCGAGCGTCACCATCCCGGCCGGCACGGTGCTGCGCACGCAGGAGGTCACCGAGCCGGTGCGCTTCCAGCTTCTCGCGCCCGCCGTCATCGGGGCCGCCGCCGATCCTCCGCGCGTCGTCGCGCTGGTGGAGAACTCGAAGGCGCACACGCAACTCTTCGACGCGCGCGGGCTCGCCGACCTCGAGCTGCATCTCGACTTCGCCCCGTACCTCGACGACTCGGCCGTCGTCTCGACGCCGCAGGGTGCGTTCACCGAGGTCGACAGCTTCCTCGACTCGCGCCCGAACGACCGGCACTTCGTGGTCGCCGTCGACCAGAACGACCGCGCGACGCTGCGCTTCGGCAACGGCGTGAGCGGCATGCCACCGAGCGGCACCGTCTCGGTCACCTACAAGACCGGCGGCGGCAGCGCGGGCAACGTCGACGCCGAGCGCATCGCGGTCATCGAGGGCGCCTTCAAGGACGCCTACGGCAACGCTGTGCAGGTCTCGGTGCGGAACCCGGCACCAGCCTCGGGCGGCGCCGACCGTCAGACCGTCGCGTCGGCGAAGCTGCTCGCGCCCGAGAGCCTGCGCGCGCTCACGCGCACCGTCGCGCGCGAGGACTTCGAGATCAACGCGCGCCGCCTCTCCGGCGTCGCCCGCTCGCTGATGCTCACGTCCAACGAGGACCCGACCATCGCGGAGAACACGGGAATCCTCTACGTCATCCCGCAGTCCCAGGCGTCTGGCGCGATCCCCACGCCCGCGCTCAAGAACCTCGTGCTCCAGCAGGTGACCGAGGTCTATCCCTGCACGCTCACGTTCCAGGTCAGCGTGCAGGACCCGGTCTACAAGACCGTCGACGTCGCCGCGCGCATCTTCCTGCGCCAAGGCTACGCCGGCAGCGACCTGCGCGACCGCGTACGCGCGAACCTCACCGCGTACTTCCGCGTGAACGAGCCCGACGGCACGCCGAATCCGCTCGTCGACTTCGGCTTCAACATCAAGGACGCGGAGGGCAACCCGGTCGGCGAGATCGCCTGGAGCGACCTCTTCAACGTCATCCGCGACACGCCAGGCGTGCGGAAGATGGGCGACGCGCGCCTCGACCTCACGCTCAACGGCCTGCCCGCTGACGTGCGCCTCAACGTGCGCGAGTTCCCGGTCCTGCGGACCGTGACCCTGACCAACGGCGACACGGGGGAGCTGCTCTGA
- a CDS encoding peptidoglycan-binding protein, whose amino-acid sequence MSFDGAIARPPRCVLVNVTSGESMECLFNPTQLSEKLQVNWNRLAVPGLSHQVLQFQSTANRQLSGVEFYLDRYFAAEQPGDVNILEFRAFLRALTVPPEGTEDVAATAPPRVLFIWPEVVTVECVVASVEFTYKQLAVDGTVLVYAASVTFEEILDTRVTSEELREAEL is encoded by the coding sequence GTGTCGTTCGACGGAGCCATCGCCCGACCACCGCGCTGCGTCCTCGTGAACGTCACGAGCGGCGAGTCGATGGAGTGCCTCTTCAACCCGACGCAGCTCTCCGAGAAGCTGCAGGTGAACTGGAACCGCCTCGCCGTGCCGGGGCTCTCGCACCAGGTCCTGCAGTTCCAGAGCACGGCGAACCGGCAGCTCTCGGGCGTCGAGTTCTACCTGGACCGCTACTTCGCCGCCGAGCAGCCGGGCGATGTGAACATCCTCGAGTTCAGGGCATTCCTGCGCGCGCTCACCGTGCCACCCGAGGGGACCGAGGACGTCGCCGCGACCGCGCCGCCGCGCGTGCTCTTCATCTGGCCCGAGGTCGTCACCGTCGAGTGCGTCGTCGCCAGCGTCGAGTTCACCTACAAGCAGCTCGCGGTCGATGGCACCGTGCTCGTCTACGCGGCTAGCGTGACGTTCGAGGAGATCCTCGACACCCGTGTGACCAGCGAGGAGCTGCGCGAGGCCGAGCTGTAG
- a CDS encoding amidoligase family protein: MKALRFGIEIETVGLSRTKLAEAIHSVVGGTISNDYRDVRITTASGRTWKVVPDGSLSGGENSGEIVSPVLGYEDIEELQNIIRAVRTAGARTDHSTGIHIHVGAERFDAKSVVNLVKLVHKQERLLEHALGVSEQRLARYCRPIEARFIEALEARRPKTMSDVRDAWYGRSGETPSRYHSSRYRGLNLNSLFFRGTLEFRYFNGTLHAGEVKAYVQLVLAMAAKALASKAASSKRREFNPATAKYDFRVVLLHLGLIGEEFKTARLHLTKKLAGSAAWKGERRDRRPAASAPASEEVGDARAAA; the protein is encoded by the coding sequence ATGAAGGCGCTGCGATTCGGGATCGAGATCGAGACGGTGGGCCTGAGCCGGACGAAGCTCGCCGAGGCCATCCACAGCGTGGTGGGCGGCACCATCTCGAACGACTACCGGGACGTGCGCATCACCACCGCGAGCGGGCGGACCTGGAAGGTCGTGCCGGACGGCTCGCTGAGCGGCGGTGAGAACAGCGGCGAGATCGTCTCGCCGGTCCTCGGCTACGAGGACATCGAGGAGTTGCAGAACATCATCCGCGCGGTGCGCACGGCGGGCGCGAGGACCGACCACTCGACGGGCATCCACATCCACGTCGGAGCGGAGCGCTTCGACGCCAAGAGCGTGGTGAACCTGGTCAAGCTGGTTCACAAGCAGGAGCGCCTCCTCGAGCACGCGCTCGGCGTCAGCGAGCAGCGCCTCGCGCGCTACTGCCGCCCGATCGAAGCCCGCTTCATCGAGGCGCTCGAGGCGCGCCGCCCCAAGACGATGAGCGACGTGCGCGACGCCTGGTACGGGCGCAGCGGCGAGACGCCGAGCCGCTACCACAGCAGCCGCTACCGCGGGCTGAACCTCAACAGCCTCTTCTTCAGGGGCACGTTGGAGTTCCGCTACTTCAACGGCACCCTGCATGCCGGCGAGGTGAAGGCCTACGTGCAACTGGTCCTCGCGATGGCCGCCAAGGCCCTCGCCTCGAAGGCCGCATCGAGCAAGCGCCGGGAGTTCAACCCCGCCACCGCGAAGTACGACTTCCGGGTGGTGCTCCTGCACCTCGGCCTGATCGGCGAAGAGTTCAAGACCGCGCGCCTGCACCTCACCAAGAAGCTCGCGGGCTCGGCGGCATGGAAGGGCGAGCGCCGCGACCGCCGCCCGGCCGCGAGCGCCCCCGCGAGCGAGGAGGTGGGCGATGCCCGAGCAGCAGCGTGA